CGGGGCGGCGGCCTCGGGGCAGAAGAGGCACCGCTTCCAGTAGCAGCCCCGCGAGGCGCTCAGGGGAAGGACCGGCTCGGGGGACAGGTAGTCTCCGAGAACGGCGAAGCTGAAGTCGGGGGCAAAGCCGATGCTGGCCGAATCCTCGAGAAAGTAGTCTTCTCCAGCGTGCCCGGAGGCCAGGGCGCCGAGGGGGGACTCCCCCGGACCGAATACGATCCGGTCGAAAGGCTCCAGGCGAAGGTCGAGGCGACGCAGGGGCTCCTGCCACGAGGTCACCAGGCCCCCGCCGGCGACCAAGGTCGCCTCGGGAAGAACGCGCCTGAGCATCCCGGCCAGTTCGAAGGCGGGGAGCGCCTGGTGAAGGTAGTTGACCGACAGCGCCACGATCTTCGGACGGGAGGCCTCCACCCGGGGCAGGACCTCGTCCCGGAAGTAGTCCGAAAAGAGGGTCCGGGCCTCGCCCCTGCCGAGGCGCTCCAGGTCCCCGGGGTCGAAGGGGGAGAGGGTGTCGTGCTGATAGTCGCCGAGGGTCAGGCGCTCGCCGCCGCCCGGCCCGCCCCAGAGGGCGAGGAGCCGGTTCAGGTAACGGACCGCCGTCTCGTAGCGGGCGAATGAGGCGCCGCCCCGGGGAGAGCGCAGCAGTGCCAGGGAACCGGGCAGGTGACGCAATGCGCGCCGGGTGGAGGTGTCGGGCTCGGGACCGGCCAGGGCGGCAAGCCGGTCCGGATCGAGCAGGTAGAGGGTGGCGCCGAGATTGGCGTCGAGGGCCTCGGCCCGAAGGCCCTGCGCCCGGAGGTGGGCGAGCAGGAC
Above is a genomic segment from Desulfuromonas sp. containing:
- a CDS encoding radical SAM protein; amino-acid sequence: MDILLIQPPALKPAEPPLGLAVLLAHLRAQGLRAEALDANLGATLYLLDPDRLAALAGPEPDTSTRRALRHLPGSLALLRSPRGGASFARYETAVRYLNRLLALWGGPGGGERLTLGDYQHDTLSPFDPGDLERLGRGEARTLFSDYFRDEVLPRVEASRPKIVALSVNYLHQALPAFELAGMLRRVLPEATLVAGGGLVTSWQEPLRRLDLRLEPFDRIVFGPGESPLGALASGHAGEDYFLEDSASIGFAPDFSFAVLGDYLSPEPVLPLSASRGCYWKRCLFCPEAAAPVHPYAATRPEDFPDLLLLLAAEHGVRHFHLTDNAVPVNVLRGMAARSEELRGLSWHGFVRFEDAFEDPGFFGRLAESGCRMLQLGLESGSQTVLDRLGKGIRLEAAARILTNLREAGIAAYVYIMLGTPGEREADAERTLAFLEEHADRIGFLNLSIMNLPRSSGLLDNPELYGISDWAEIDEANPLRLYREFSSVDGWDRAAARRFLDRRLLGSPVVRAIVNRTPPLFTSNHAFFFGGGAV